The window CTtgactgaaaaacagaaggtAGTGTCTATAAAAATCTGTCCCCTGAAATAGATGTTGATGTTTAAAAATCTAATGGAGTGCGGTAGCTCTGCCTATGCTCGTGTGTCTGGAGTGTGGTTCTAAACAAGTACTGAAGTCCAAAACTCACATTCCCACTGGCAGGGTACAAGCCTGAAAGAAATTTGGGGCTACTGAGATTTTTGTCAAGGTCAAAGGAATGAGGAAAGATATTCAGAGGTCTTATTGactgtttttgtgtgtgtgcgtgtctgcaTAGCAACATCATATTGCTGGATGACTCCAGGCAGACAAATTGTTGATCCTCTTTCCTCTAGTGGCCAATCTCACGCATTGTGGGGGAGCTATAGATAGCCTGAGCTGGTCTTTGTGCTAGCCACATCCTGTCATTGTGTCTGTACAGAGCTCGTCTGGGGAGTGTGTTGTGCTGTGGCTGTGCcaaagtaatttgttttctaatatttttattcccCAGAAGGCTGCTCTGAAACCTCCCCAGTAATGTCAGCTGAATATTAACAGTAACACCAGAGAACCAAAATACAGTTAGTAAAACAGTGCAGAGGACTGCAAATCTGCAGGAAAATTTTGTTTCCCTGCTCTTTGGGCATTGCATTGTTTTCAAAAGAGAGAATAGGAATGGTGGAGATGTCCCCAGTTCAGGTCTGCGCACCAGAAGGATGCCAGTACTGGGTAGCATTCTAGTGTTAGAGCAAGAACTGCAGACACTTAGTGCTGGGGGCAGAAGAAGGAGTAAGAGAGCAGGACCATTCTTTTAGCTGTGGAGTTGTCATTAGCTTGGCTTAGCTGTATtgagaaactgtatttaaaaagctCCAAAATACTCTTCCCCATCTCAATATGGTGAAAAGCATCAGAAGAATTGAGCCAAATAAATGCGCCTTTCTTGTCTGGTGTGACTGCAGAGCATCCTGAGAGTAGGCAGTCTGTATGTACCTGTGGTTTTGTGCAATTAAATGATTAACAGTTAGGTGTTGGCaggaaagcattaaaataatcagTGGGGTAAAGCTCGGCAATTTTGTTTCCCAACGATAAACCAGATCCTCCGGTATATGAGCTGTTGTCGTACGGAGAAAGGGAAAGCTGTGATCCCTTGCCCCAAATTGTGGCTTTATTGCCCAGAGGAACTGTGGGCACAGGGTTTGGGTATGCAAAGCAATTTGTCTCCTGAAACTTACAGATCTCCTAAAAGCCACAGAAACCTGAAGCTCAGATTGATTGCTTCTCCAGCTTTTCACGTGGGAGGGTATCAGTGAAGGGCTGGGGGAAATGGATGACGACCCTAAGTGAATCAAAATTGCTTAGAAGAAGTGATACCAACAGTCTGGGTGGAGCTGACAAGCACATCCCATCACGGAGAGCTTATCCCTCAGCCACAGCCAGCTGCTCCCCTTCTCTCCGACGGCCATAACCCCTGAGAAAGGCCCATAGCTTCATTTCCCCAGGTTGAGGGGAAAGAAGGCAGTGAGTGAGATGATAGCATAACTCTAAAGGCTTTGTTACCTCTTTTTATTAAACACCGTAGTAAGTATTCTTTTCCTCCTGAAACCTTTAGTTCTCTTTTCTAGTTGAATACTATTATCACCTTCCTTATTTGAATTGTCTTCTCAGTGGTTGAGCAAAACACCATCTTATCTATCCTTTTGCTCTTACCGTGCCCCACATGGGTTTGGAAAAACCTTACTGTTACTAACGTTTTTTTGTAGCCCATCTTCTAATTCAACTATTTCTGGTGGCCAAAGTGCAATTTTCCCCACTGATTAGCTTAATGACAAGTTAATGCTGTAAAGTGTACAcatgcagagggttttttttttcatgttggtaCAGTACGTACACAGTGGATTGCAGATCCAAAATGAAGGTTGTGAGCGTTAACCCACTGTAAGAAGTGCTTTACCTGTAACAATTAAATAAGTTAACCTGTTAATCAGAGCGACCACCCTAAATGCATTCTGAACTTCTAGGAGAACATTGTCCGTGTTCCATGGTCCCTGCAATCCTTCCTGTAGGGGAAGAGTATGGATCCCTTTTTAATATTCTTAGTTTCGTATCACTATTGCACCCTTTTGGCTCCCAAGCAGGAGCAAAGTAGTATTTTCCAGGCCTGTAGGCATTAATGTGACTTTTGCTAAGGAAGCAACCTTATTCCAGTAAATATTGCAGCCAGAAATTATGAAGGTGCTGATGTGAAGAAAAAAACTCCTGGTactaatgttttttttcctggaatataGAGAGGAAAATGGGAGATTTGCTTTAATAACCATGTACTTATGGCCTTTTTGAAGAAGATTAAGCCCCACTGACAGGTTCATAAAAGCAGCAGGCTGAAATAATGTATTCTGAGgctatttaataaatttaaaaaaatatgtagttaAAAATTCCAGTCCTGGTAACAGCACTGTAAGTGCAGAAAATGACTTTTGTGTCAGATTTCAGTGGAGAGAGAGCTGTAAGTAACATAGAGGGTATTATTTCAATCATTTGCACCTCAGTAATTAtggctaataattttttttttcctaggtagCAGCACTAAAATTAGACATATGGGGAAAATATATGTTAAGTCTAACAGAAAGATTGCTATTTTGTTTCTACTATAGCATTTTAAAGTGAGCAATTTGCTTTAATTGAGGTTATGTAGAGATAGTATCTGCTGCAAATGTATCCTCTTTCCCCACTGTATGTGTGAAATCTTTGTTTTGAGGTCCTGACTCCTGTCAAAGGACAGTGCAGGTTGTCTCTCCCAAAAGCAGGGGCCACAAACTTTTAAGGTTGCCGGAGAGCTGTTATCAGTTTGTCTATTAACCCTTTGCTCCTTGTGGGAGGTGCCTGGTCAGCTGTACAGCAAAGCAGCCTTCTAAGCCCCAATCTGAATAGTTAAAATAACCGTGTGTTTTCAGACAGCTGCGCTAAAAAATACCGTATGGTTGAAATCCATTACTATGTTAGTCCTGGGCTGATGTTGGTCGCGGTGAGCAGTCAGTAGTGAGGTATAAAACCCGAGCAGTGGGAATGGCacagccagcctgcctgcagaGGGAGCAAGAAGTCTTTTGGCGTTTTCACCAGTGCTAGTCCcagtttttcatttctgaaatggcGATTAGGATGTGGAATGAACACACTGGCCCTGATCCTCCGATTCCTGCTGCCTTGCTCATCCTTTGCACACAAGCTGATGGGTGGGTGGAAACCCTGCCTTCCCGTCTCAGATTGCCTCCTGCTCGGCTCGCGCTCGCATTGTGGATGCAGAGTAGCAGCAGTGGAGACTCAGGCCCCACCACGGGATGGCTTCTGGTAGACACCACGTCCTGGTGccagcctcttccctccctgcaggCTCGGGCAGACGAGCTCTGCCAGACCCTGCCTTGGTCCAGGTTTCACctccagctgccctccctgcccagcgAAGCCAGTGGGCAATGCGTCTGCTTGGCTTTGGCTCGGTGCACCATGGCCTCATCGCAATTTCACAGCTAAATGTGAGGTTTTACACCGAAACAGTTCAGGCTCAACCACACCTTCCTTTCTGTTGCCTTTGTTCCAGGAAATTACCAAGTTTGTAAAACAGAGGACCTGAGGAAACAGCGTGTTGTGTCTGTAACAGCTGCCTACAGTTCCCATCTTGCAGCACTGACATAtgaattttttaatcttttactgACAAAAGAGTGATGAATTAGTTTGGCATCTGCCCATTGGCAAGTCTGGCCAACACACAACTCTTTGTAGCCATCTTCTGGAAAGGCAATTCTGCTGGAGATCTCTGGGAAAAGGAACCAGAGAATCTCTACCAGCCTTTGCTGTTCCTCTGCTCTTCTGGGAGACTTCCCAAGGACTGCATGGCTATGGCTGAACTCTGCTTGTGTGCTGCCTGGGCTCCAGATTTAATATGCACCTGCTGTTGTGTAGTAATCTTCAAGCATGAGCCTCTTACTGAAAGAAGTATTACTCAAAACTCTGATACTATGAATTTGCTACTTAATTCAAAGTTTTAAGTAGAACCTGTAATAACTCCGTAGGTAAGTAACagattctgcttccttttttcttcacaCCATTTACAGGCATAAGGAAGTCTGTACATCAGGAACTTCCACTTTTGCAACATATTCAATGCacttccccctcccagccccttaTGATAGTGTACCCAAACAGGGACTTTGAATTTGAAGAACGTAGTGATgattcaaatgttcttttttgtctAATTATTTACAACACATAGCAAGATTCAAATCAATCCTATAGGTGTTGAGGCAAGCTAGATGCTTTCTAATGTATGTTTAGGGTCCCAGCTCCCATGAAAATTTCCATTCTTTGACTTGATGAATTCCAAATCCATAGAAAGCTTCCAAAGAGAAGCGGTGAACCCAGCTTTTGTTAAGATGTACTTAAATGTAATTCCTGTAACATCAGTTTTGGCCATTCTCTGCAAATTACTCCCAAGAATATTTACAATTTATACTAAGCAAAATAATGAGTAAGTATTTGGAAATATTATTGCTTTGGACTTAACATttgctgaaataaattaatagctGTGGGCCTTTGGTGAGGTAAAAATTGTTATTCTGAAATATGGACTAAAGTACTAAGAAGTAAGTAGTGATTTTGATGAACCAGCAAATCCAGtgtgaaaattaaatgtaattaacaTTACCCAAATGTAGCTTCCTGTATCTATTATGTATATAGTAAATAAACCCCAAGGCTATAGTCAGATGTTGTTGACTAACTATTTAAGCACAGAGAGATATGTGAAAggtttcctggatttttttttttttttttttttcttcaagcgTAATAGTTTCTCTTTGACCATTTTCTaccatttttccccccatcttcTTTATGGAAACCTGTACCTCTCCCAGGGTCTGCTGACTATTTGTGATAATGTAATAAAGATGTTTTACTTACAAAGATGGCACAGGTCGTTTAATCCTCACAGCTGTCACCTCTCGGTCACTGTCGTCTTGCTCGAGTTTGTCCTCTGCCTCCCCATAGCCACTGTCCTCTGCATCCAGGCTGTTGTCATGACACTTCAGCGGCAGTTCTTCCTTAGCCCCCTCTTTGTCCTCTTGTTCCACCTGTTTCCAGCCCTTGGTCAGCTCTGATACCACGTTTGAACACTTTCTCTTTATGGTTGGAGATAATTTCCCACTAAGAATTTTGTCAATAGCACTTGATTCTTCTTTGAGCTTGGTCATCTCTGAGCTACTACCGTTATTCTCGTATCTTTCACTGAGGAGGCTAACATCCCCTCCTCGTTCATAGGCTTTGCTTACAACTGTTTTGGTCACttctttgcttttaatgttgAACTTTTTGAGGGCTTCATCTGATTCCCTtgaatttttttcagcatctcttaTTGCCACTGATTCCCTTGCTGAGGATTTTTCGTCATCTTTTCCTTGGTCCCTCTTGACAGATGGAATTGGCCATTTTTTGAAGGATCTTTCTTGTACAGGCTGAGCTGATGAGTCTGCTTGGGGGGGAACCCATCCAGAGGGCTCCTGAGCTTGCTTTATGTGGTGGTCAGATGCCCACTGCTGCCAACCTCGTGCCAGGCTGAAGACTAGGCTGG of the Larus michahellis chromosome 2, bLarMic1.1, whole genome shotgun sequence genome contains:
- the ABRA gene encoding actin-binding Rho-activating protein, whose product is MAADSDMATEEKTSTTPAKRAVHKIRMASLVFSLARGWQQWASDHHIKQAQEPSGWVPPQADSSAQPVQERSFKKWPIPSVKRDQGKDDEKSSARESVAIRDAEKNSRESDEALKKFNIKSKEVTKTVVSKAYERGGDVSLLSERYENNGSSSEMTKLKEESSAIDKILSGKLSPTIKRKCSNVVSELTKGWKQVEQEDKEGAKEELPLKCHDNSLDAEDSGYGEAEDKLEQDDSDREVTAVRIKRPVPSFTSRFSEEASAKAHRKYSPVNSLKDRWQEWADHHIITQKLNPFSEEFDHELAMSTRLHKGDEGYGRPKEGTKTAERAKRAEAHIHREIRDMCFIIESMAKPRPDGKIQVTFGELFERYVRISDKVVGILMRARKHGLVDFEGEMLWQGRDDNVIITLLK